A DNA window from Pogona vitticeps strain Pit_001003342236 chromosome 2, PviZW2.1, whole genome shotgun sequence contains the following coding sequences:
- the LOC110070840 gene encoding E3 ubiquitin-protein ligase TRIM11 isoform X5, whose amino-acid sequence MSAADGIEEMLHSEVTCYLCVHYFINPVTLDCGHSFCHSCILRSWGPFSLARTCPRCQKAILRTNLRPNDQLANVARLIRQLKDVAKQVATGDSFISRVRHLRKQEEEIVKQEKEVEKQWEDLIQQIGAEKGKMVEEFSKVHQLVEEQSSLWASRVEEALEEIKLKRSEHMAELSKEHTIIKETIWELNWKCEQLPFDVLQDIGSTLERCMKEMSVNRVAFPPGLRGDVWELQNFNAFLPGVVKQFEEALVSGYQQMKGFLFWNTLICTGAYGRKNADFGPDTDHPKRMKMRNAPQDSPEDSEENLTESVPCAWHTEEFTAGGH is encoded by the exons ATGTCTGCGGCTGACGGCATTGAGGAGATGCTTCACTCGGAAGTGACCTGCTACCTGTGCGTCCACTACTTCATCAACCCTGTCACTTTAGACTGTGGGCACAGTTTCTGCCACTCTTGCATCCTGCGCTCATGGGGACCATTCTCCCTGGCCAGAACCTGCCCTCGGTGCCAAAAGGCCATTCTTCGGACAAACTTACGGCCGAACGACCAACTGGCCAACGTGGCAAGGCTGATCAGGCAGCTGAAAGATGTGGCAAAGCAAGTGGCCACAGGG GATTCCTTTATAAGTCGCGTCCGGCATCTAAGGAAGCAGGAAGAGGAGATTGTGAAACAGGAAAAAGAGGTGGAAAAGCAATGGGAAGACCTTATT CAACAAATAGGAGCCGAGAAGGGAAAGATGGTGGAGGAGTTCAGCAAAGTGCACCAGCTTGTGGAAGAACAAAGCAGCCTGTGGGCTAGCAGGGTTGAGGAGGCGTTGGAAGAGATCAAGTTGAAGAGGAGTGAGCACATGGCTGAACTCTCCAAGGAACACACCATCATCAAGGAGACCATCTGGGAGCTAAATTGGAAGTGTGAGCAGCTGCCATTTGACGTCCTCCAG GATATTGGAAGCACCTTGGAAAG GTGTATGAAGGAAATGTCTGTGAATCGGGTTGCTTTTCCACCAGGGCTGAGAGGGGACGTCTGGGAACTGCAGAACTTTAATGCCTTCCTGCCAGGGGTGGTGAAGCAATTTGAAG AAGCTTTGGTGTCTGGATACCAGCAGATGAAAG GATTTCTGTTCTGGAACACATTGATCTGCACTGGAGCCTATGGGAGAA AAAATGCAGATTTTGGCCCTGACACAGATCACCCTAAACGTATGAAAATGAGAAATGCCCCTCAGGATTCCCCTGAAGACTCTGAAGAGAATTTGACTGAATCTGTGCCTTGTGCCTGGCACACGGAGGAATTCACAGCAGGCGGACATTAG
- the LOC110070840 gene encoding zinc finger protein RFP isoform X1: MSAADGIEEMLHSEVTCYLCVHYFINPVTLDCGHSFCHSCILRSWGPFSLARTCPRCQKAILRTNLRPNDQLANVARLIRQLKDVAKQVATGVRICEEHEDDATAFCMDDLVTFCLKCAEARDHQQHDVVSVEEAARTYTDSFISRVRHLRKQEEEIVKQEKEVEKQWEDLIQQIGAEKGKMVEEFSKVHQLVEEQSSLWASRVEEALEEIKLKRSEHMAELSKEHTIIKETIWELNWKCEQLPFDVLQDIGSTLERCMKEMSVNRVAFPPGLRGDVWELQNFNAFLPGVVKQFEEALVSGYQQMKGFLFWNTLICTGAYGRKNADFGPDTDHPKRMKMRNAPQDSPEDSEENLTESVPCAWHTEEFTAGGH; this comes from the exons ATGTCTGCGGCTGACGGCATTGAGGAGATGCTTCACTCGGAAGTGACCTGCTACCTGTGCGTCCACTACTTCATCAACCCTGTCACTTTAGACTGTGGGCACAGTTTCTGCCACTCTTGCATCCTGCGCTCATGGGGACCATTCTCCCTGGCCAGAACCTGCCCTCGGTGCCAAAAGGCCATTCTTCGGACAAACTTACGGCCGAACGACCAACTGGCCAACGTGGCAAGGCTGATCAGGCAGCTGAAAGATGTGGCAAAGCAAGTGGCCACAGGGGTGAGAATCTGCGAGGAGCATGAGGATGATGCCACTGCTTTTTGCATGGACGATCTGGTCACTTTCTGCCTAAAATGCGCCGAAGCCAGGGATCACCAGCAACATGACGTTGTCTCTGTGGAGGAAGCAGCCCGAACATACACG GATTCCTTTATAAGTCGCGTCCGGCATCTAAGGAAGCAGGAAGAGGAGATTGTGAAACAGGAAAAAGAGGTGGAAAAGCAATGGGAAGACCTTATT CAACAAATAGGAGCCGAGAAGGGAAAGATGGTGGAGGAGTTCAGCAAAGTGCACCAGCTTGTGGAAGAACAAAGCAGCCTGTGGGCTAGCAGGGTTGAGGAGGCGTTGGAAGAGATCAAGTTGAAGAGGAGTGAGCACATGGCTGAACTCTCCAAGGAACACACCATCATCAAGGAGACCATCTGGGAGCTAAATTGGAAGTGTGAGCAGCTGCCATTTGACGTCCTCCAG GATATTGGAAGCACCTTGGAAAG GTGTATGAAGGAAATGTCTGTGAATCGGGTTGCTTTTCCACCAGGGCTGAGAGGGGACGTCTGGGAACTGCAGAACTTTAATGCCTTCCTGCCAGGGGTGGTGAAGCAATTTGAAG AAGCTTTGGTGTCTGGATACCAGCAGATGAAAG GATTTCTGTTCTGGAACACATTGATCTGCACTGGAGCCTATGGGAGAA AAAATGCAGATTTTGGCCCTGACACAGATCACCCTAAACGTATGAAAATGAGAAATGCCCCTCAGGATTCCCCTGAAGACTCTGAAGAGAATTTGACTGAATCTGTGCCTTGTGCCTGGCACACGGAGGAATTCACAGCAGGCGGACATTAG
- the LOC110070840 gene encoding zinc finger protein RFP isoform X2 has translation MSAADGIEEMLHSEVTCYLCVHYFINPVTLDCGHSFCHSCILRSWGPFSLARTCPRCQKAILRTNLRPNDQLANVARLIRQLKDVAKQVATGVRICEEHEDDATAFCMDDLVTFCLKCAEARDHQQHDVVSVEEAARTYTDSFISRVRHLRKQEEEIVKQEKEQQIGAEKGKMVEEFSKVHQLVEEQSSLWASRVEEALEEIKLKRSEHMAELSKEHTIIKETIWELNWKCEQLPFDVLQDIGSTLERCMKEMSVNRVAFPPGLRGDVWELQNFNAFLPGVVKQFEEALVSGYQQMKGFLFWNTLICTGAYGRKNADFGPDTDHPKRMKMRNAPQDSPEDSEENLTESVPCAWHTEEFTAGGH, from the exons ATGTCTGCGGCTGACGGCATTGAGGAGATGCTTCACTCGGAAGTGACCTGCTACCTGTGCGTCCACTACTTCATCAACCCTGTCACTTTAGACTGTGGGCACAGTTTCTGCCACTCTTGCATCCTGCGCTCATGGGGACCATTCTCCCTGGCCAGAACCTGCCCTCGGTGCCAAAAGGCCATTCTTCGGACAAACTTACGGCCGAACGACCAACTGGCCAACGTGGCAAGGCTGATCAGGCAGCTGAAAGATGTGGCAAAGCAAGTGGCCACAGGGGTGAGAATCTGCGAGGAGCATGAGGATGATGCCACTGCTTTTTGCATGGACGATCTGGTCACTTTCTGCCTAAAATGCGCCGAAGCCAGGGATCACCAGCAACATGACGTTGTCTCTGTGGAGGAAGCAGCCCGAACATACACG GATTCCTTTATAAGTCGCGTCCGGCATCTAAGGAAGCAGGAAGAGGAGATTGTGAAACAGGAAAAAGAG CAACAAATAGGAGCCGAGAAGGGAAAGATGGTGGAGGAGTTCAGCAAAGTGCACCAGCTTGTGGAAGAACAAAGCAGCCTGTGGGCTAGCAGGGTTGAGGAGGCGTTGGAAGAGATCAAGTTGAAGAGGAGTGAGCACATGGCTGAACTCTCCAAGGAACACACCATCATCAAGGAGACCATCTGGGAGCTAAATTGGAAGTGTGAGCAGCTGCCATTTGACGTCCTCCAG GATATTGGAAGCACCTTGGAAAG GTGTATGAAGGAAATGTCTGTGAATCGGGTTGCTTTTCCACCAGGGCTGAGAGGGGACGTCTGGGAACTGCAGAACTTTAATGCCTTCCTGCCAGGGGTGGTGAAGCAATTTGAAG AAGCTTTGGTGTCTGGATACCAGCAGATGAAAG GATTTCTGTTCTGGAACACATTGATCTGCACTGGAGCCTATGGGAGAA AAAATGCAGATTTTGGCCCTGACACAGATCACCCTAAACGTATGAAAATGAGAAATGCCCCTCAGGATTCCCCTGAAGACTCTGAAGAGAATTTGACTGAATCTGTGCCTTGTGCCTGGCACACGGAGGAATTCACAGCAGGCGGACATTAG
- the LOC110070840 gene encoding E3 ubiquitin-protein ligase TRIM11 isoform X6 — translation MSAADGIEEMLHSEVTCYLCVHYFINPVTLDCGHSFCHSCILRSWGPFSLARTCPRCQKAILRTNLRPNDQLANVARLIRQLKDVAKQVATGVRICEEHEDDATAFCMDDLVTFCLKCAEARDHQQHDVVSVEEAARTYTDSFISRVRHLRKQEEEIVKQEKEVEKQWEDLIQQIGAEKGKMVEEFSKVHQLVEEQSSLWASRVEEALEEIKLKRSEHMAELSKEHTIIKETIWELNWKCEQLPFDVLQDIGSTLERLWRDSSLQRRSFGVWIPADERISVLEHIDLHWSLWEKKCRFWP, via the exons ATGTCTGCGGCTGACGGCATTGAGGAGATGCTTCACTCGGAAGTGACCTGCTACCTGTGCGTCCACTACTTCATCAACCCTGTCACTTTAGACTGTGGGCACAGTTTCTGCCACTCTTGCATCCTGCGCTCATGGGGACCATTCTCCCTGGCCAGAACCTGCCCTCGGTGCCAAAAGGCCATTCTTCGGACAAACTTACGGCCGAACGACCAACTGGCCAACGTGGCAAGGCTGATCAGGCAGCTGAAAGATGTGGCAAAGCAAGTGGCCACAGGGGTGAGAATCTGCGAGGAGCATGAGGATGATGCCACTGCTTTTTGCATGGACGATCTGGTCACTTTCTGCCTAAAATGCGCCGAAGCCAGGGATCACCAGCAACATGACGTTGTCTCTGTGGAGGAAGCAGCCCGAACATACACG GATTCCTTTATAAGTCGCGTCCGGCATCTAAGGAAGCAGGAAGAGGAGATTGTGAAACAGGAAAAAGAGGTGGAAAAGCAATGGGAAGACCTTATT CAACAAATAGGAGCCGAGAAGGGAAAGATGGTGGAGGAGTTCAGCAAAGTGCACCAGCTTGTGGAAGAACAAAGCAGCCTGTGGGCTAGCAGGGTTGAGGAGGCGTTGGAAGAGATCAAGTTGAAGAGGAGTGAGCACATGGCTGAACTCTCCAAGGAACACACCATCATCAAGGAGACCATCTGGGAGCTAAATTGGAAGTGTGAGCAGCTGCCATTTGACGTCCTCCAG GATATTGGAAGCACCTTGGAAAG GCTTTGGAGAGATTCTAGTCTGCAAAGAAG AAGCTTTGGTGTCTGGATACCAGCAGATGAAAG GATTTCTGTTCTGGAACACATTGATCTGCACTGGAGCCTATGGGAGAA AAAATGCAGATTTTGGCCCTGA
- the LOC110070840 gene encoding zinc finger protein RFP isoform X3, with protein sequence MSAADGIEEMLHSEVTCYLCVHYFINPVTLDCGHSFCHSCILRSWGPFSLARTCPRCQKAILRTNLRPNDQLANVARLIRQLKDVAKQVATGVRICEEHEDDATAFCMDDLVTFCLKCAEARDHQQHDVVSVEEAARTYTDSFISRVRHLRKQEEEIVKQEKEVEKQWEDLIQQIGAEKGKMVEEFSKVHQLVEEQSSLWASRVEEALEEIKLKRSEHMAELSKEHTIIKETIWELNWKCEQLPFDVLQDIGSTLERCMKEMSVNRVAFPPGLRGDVWELQNFNAFLPGVVKQFEEALVSGYQQMKENADFGPDTDHPKRMKMRNAPQDSPEDSEENLTESVPCAWHTEEFTAGGH encoded by the exons ATGTCTGCGGCTGACGGCATTGAGGAGATGCTTCACTCGGAAGTGACCTGCTACCTGTGCGTCCACTACTTCATCAACCCTGTCACTTTAGACTGTGGGCACAGTTTCTGCCACTCTTGCATCCTGCGCTCATGGGGACCATTCTCCCTGGCCAGAACCTGCCCTCGGTGCCAAAAGGCCATTCTTCGGACAAACTTACGGCCGAACGACCAACTGGCCAACGTGGCAAGGCTGATCAGGCAGCTGAAAGATGTGGCAAAGCAAGTGGCCACAGGGGTGAGAATCTGCGAGGAGCATGAGGATGATGCCACTGCTTTTTGCATGGACGATCTGGTCACTTTCTGCCTAAAATGCGCCGAAGCCAGGGATCACCAGCAACATGACGTTGTCTCTGTGGAGGAAGCAGCCCGAACATACACG GATTCCTTTATAAGTCGCGTCCGGCATCTAAGGAAGCAGGAAGAGGAGATTGTGAAACAGGAAAAAGAGGTGGAAAAGCAATGGGAAGACCTTATT CAACAAATAGGAGCCGAGAAGGGAAAGATGGTGGAGGAGTTCAGCAAAGTGCACCAGCTTGTGGAAGAACAAAGCAGCCTGTGGGCTAGCAGGGTTGAGGAGGCGTTGGAAGAGATCAAGTTGAAGAGGAGTGAGCACATGGCTGAACTCTCCAAGGAACACACCATCATCAAGGAGACCATCTGGGAGCTAAATTGGAAGTGTGAGCAGCTGCCATTTGACGTCCTCCAG GATATTGGAAGCACCTTGGAAAG GTGTATGAAGGAAATGTCTGTGAATCGGGTTGCTTTTCCACCAGGGCTGAGAGGGGACGTCTGGGAACTGCAGAACTTTAATGCCTTCCTGCCAGGGGTGGTGAAGCAATTTGAAG AAGCTTTGGTGTCTGGATACCAGCAGATGAAAG AAAATGCAGATTTTGGCCCTGACACAGATCACCCTAAACGTATGAAAATGAGAAATGCCCCTCAGGATTCCCCTGAAGACTCTGAAGAGAATTTGACTGAATCTGTGCCTTGTGCCTGGCACACGGAGGAATTCACAGCAGGCGGACATTAG
- the LOC110070840 gene encoding zinc finger protein RFP isoform X4 produces the protein MSAADGIEEMLHSEVTCYLCVHYFINPVTLDCGHSFCHSCILRSWGPFSLARTCPRCQKAILRTNLRPNDQLANVARLIRQLKDVAKQVATGVRICEEHEDDATAFCMDDLVTFCLKCAEARDHQQHDVVSVEEAARTYTDSFISRVRHLRKQEEEIVKQEKEVEKQWEDLIQQIGAEKGKMVEEFSKVHQLVEEQSSLWASRVEEALEEIKLKRSEHMAELSKEHTIIKETIWELNWKCEQLPFDVLQDIGSTLERCMKEMSVNRVAFPPGLRGDVWELQNFNAFLPGVVKQFEEALVSGYQQMKGFLFWNTLICTGAYGRSKTQG, from the exons ATGTCTGCGGCTGACGGCATTGAGGAGATGCTTCACTCGGAAGTGACCTGCTACCTGTGCGTCCACTACTTCATCAACCCTGTCACTTTAGACTGTGGGCACAGTTTCTGCCACTCTTGCATCCTGCGCTCATGGGGACCATTCTCCCTGGCCAGAACCTGCCCTCGGTGCCAAAAGGCCATTCTTCGGACAAACTTACGGCCGAACGACCAACTGGCCAACGTGGCAAGGCTGATCAGGCAGCTGAAAGATGTGGCAAAGCAAGTGGCCACAGGGGTGAGAATCTGCGAGGAGCATGAGGATGATGCCACTGCTTTTTGCATGGACGATCTGGTCACTTTCTGCCTAAAATGCGCCGAAGCCAGGGATCACCAGCAACATGACGTTGTCTCTGTGGAGGAAGCAGCCCGAACATACACG GATTCCTTTATAAGTCGCGTCCGGCATCTAAGGAAGCAGGAAGAGGAGATTGTGAAACAGGAAAAAGAGGTGGAAAAGCAATGGGAAGACCTTATT CAACAAATAGGAGCCGAGAAGGGAAAGATGGTGGAGGAGTTCAGCAAAGTGCACCAGCTTGTGGAAGAACAAAGCAGCCTGTGGGCTAGCAGGGTTGAGGAGGCGTTGGAAGAGATCAAGTTGAAGAGGAGTGAGCACATGGCTGAACTCTCCAAGGAACACACCATCATCAAGGAGACCATCTGGGAGCTAAATTGGAAGTGTGAGCAGCTGCCATTTGACGTCCTCCAG GATATTGGAAGCACCTTGGAAAG GTGTATGAAGGAAATGTCTGTGAATCGGGTTGCTTTTCCACCAGGGCTGAGAGGGGACGTCTGGGAACTGCAGAACTTTAATGCCTTCCTGCCAGGGGTGGTGAAGCAATTTGAAG AAGCTTTGGTGTCTGGATACCAGCAGATGAAAG GATTTCTGTTCTGGAACACATTGATCTGCACTGGAGCCTATGGGAGAAGTAAGACACAGGGATAA
- the LOC110070840 gene encoding E3 ubiquitin-protein ligase TRIM11 isoform X7, giving the protein MSAADGIEEMLHSEVTCYLCVHYFINPVTLDCGHSFCHSCILRSWGPFSLARTCPRCQKAILRTNLRPNDQLANVARLIRQLKDVAKQVATGVRICEEHEDDATAFCMDDLVTFCLKCAEARDHQQHDVVSVEEAARTYTDSFISRVRHLRKQEEEIVKQEKEVEKQWEDLIQQIGAEKGKMVEEFSKVHQLVEEQSSLWASRVEEALEEIKLKRSEHMAELSKEHTIIKETIWELNWKCEQLPFDVLQDIGSTLERLWRDSSLQRRSFGVWIPADERKCRFWP; this is encoded by the exons ATGTCTGCGGCTGACGGCATTGAGGAGATGCTTCACTCGGAAGTGACCTGCTACCTGTGCGTCCACTACTTCATCAACCCTGTCACTTTAGACTGTGGGCACAGTTTCTGCCACTCTTGCATCCTGCGCTCATGGGGACCATTCTCCCTGGCCAGAACCTGCCCTCGGTGCCAAAAGGCCATTCTTCGGACAAACTTACGGCCGAACGACCAACTGGCCAACGTGGCAAGGCTGATCAGGCAGCTGAAAGATGTGGCAAAGCAAGTGGCCACAGGGGTGAGAATCTGCGAGGAGCATGAGGATGATGCCACTGCTTTTTGCATGGACGATCTGGTCACTTTCTGCCTAAAATGCGCCGAAGCCAGGGATCACCAGCAACATGACGTTGTCTCTGTGGAGGAAGCAGCCCGAACATACACG GATTCCTTTATAAGTCGCGTCCGGCATCTAAGGAAGCAGGAAGAGGAGATTGTGAAACAGGAAAAAGAGGTGGAAAAGCAATGGGAAGACCTTATT CAACAAATAGGAGCCGAGAAGGGAAAGATGGTGGAGGAGTTCAGCAAAGTGCACCAGCTTGTGGAAGAACAAAGCAGCCTGTGGGCTAGCAGGGTTGAGGAGGCGTTGGAAGAGATCAAGTTGAAGAGGAGTGAGCACATGGCTGAACTCTCCAAGGAACACACCATCATCAAGGAGACCATCTGGGAGCTAAATTGGAAGTGTGAGCAGCTGCCATTTGACGTCCTCCAG GATATTGGAAGCACCTTGGAAAG GCTTTGGAGAGATTCTAGTCTGCAAAGAAG AAGCTTTGGTGTCTGGATACCAGCAGATGAAAG AAAATGCAGATTTTGGCCCTGA